From Pararhodobacter zhoushanensis, the proteins below share one genomic window:
- a CDS encoding ABC transporter permease, which translates to MTSTDLPNAAPEAARITALREMGARRFGRFNWLGTLTLAKREIMRFLAVWQQTVAAPLVTAGLFLGVFSLAMSGRAPVMGVPFLHFLVPGILMMSVIQNAFANTSSSIVGAKVMGNIVDTLMPPLSPAEIVTGYLAGGIARGLLVSVVIVLAVGFVLGVWPAHPVWLLAITITGGGLLGGLGLVAGILANKFDQIAAFTNFVVTPLSFLSGTFYSSASMPPAMAAASHLNPFFYLIDGARFAYLGTSDTNPVLGLGVTFGAALALALLAWVWIARGFRLKA; encoded by the coding sequence ATGACCAGCACAGACCTGCCCAACGCGGCCCCCGAGGCCGCCCGGATCACCGCGTTGCGCGAAATGGGCGCGCGCCGGTTCGGGCGTTTCAACTGGCTGGGCACGCTGACGCTCGCCAAGCGCGAGATCATGCGCTTTCTGGCCGTCTGGCAGCAGACCGTCGCCGCACCGCTGGTCACGGCGGGGCTGTTTCTGGGCGTCTTCTCGCTGGCGATGTCGGGCCGTGCGCCGGTGATGGGCGTGCCGTTCCTGCATTTCCTTGTCCCCGGCATCCTGATGATGTCGGTCATTCAGAACGCTTTTGCCAATACCTCGTCGTCCATCGTGGGGGCCAAGGTCATGGGCAATATCGTCGACACGCTGATGCCGCCGTTGTCCCCCGCCGAAATCGTCACGGGTTATCTGGCGGGTGGCATTGCGCGCGGCCTGCTGGTGTCGGTGGTGATCGTGCTGGCGGTGGGGTTCGTGCTGGGCGTTTGGCCCGCGCATCCGGTCTGGCTGCTGGCGATCACCATCACCGGCGGCGGGTTGCTCGGCGGATTGGGGCTGGTCGCGGGCATTCTGGCCAACAAGTTCGACCAGATCGCTGCGTTCACCAACTTCGTGGTGACGCCGCTGTCCTTCCTGTCGGGCACGTTCTATTCCTCGGCCTCGATGCCCCCGGCGATGGCCGCTGCCAGCCATCTCAACCCGTTCTTCTACCTGATCGACGGCGCGCGCTTTGCCTATCTGGGCACATCCGACACCAACCCGGTGCTGGGCCTCGGCGTCACCTTCGGTGCCGCGCTGGCGTTGGCGCTGCTGGCCTGGGTCTGGATCGCGCGCGGCTTCCGACTGAAGGCCTGA
- a CDS encoding c-type cytochrome has product MKALTLSATALLALGATPSFAEGDAEAGEGLWRSCRSCHAITDADGTTIQRGGRTGPNLYGLPGRAVASQEGFRYSAPLLEFAATEEGAVWTEELFVEYVSDPTAFLRSHLGESGARSGMSFRMTSGAEDMWAYLASVSPAVDDDAAEADE; this is encoded by the coding sequence ATGAAAGCCCTGACCCTGTCCGCCACCGCGTTGCTTGCGCTGGGTGCGACTCCGTCCTTTGCTGAAGGCGATGCAGAAGCCGGTGAAGGCCTGTGGCGCAGCTGCCGGAGCTGTCATGCGATCACCGATGCTGACGGCACCACCATCCAGCGCGGCGGCCGCACCGGGCCGAACCTGTACGGCCTGCCGGGCCGCGCCGTCGCCTCGCAAGAGGGTTTCCGCTACAGCGCGCCGCTGCTGGAATTCGCCGCAACGGAAGAGGGCGCCGTCTGGACCGAAGAGCTGTTCGTCGAATACGTCTCTGATCCGACGGCTTTCCTGCGCTCGCATCTGGGCGAATCCGGTGCGCGCTCGGGCATGAGCTTTCGCATGACCTCAGGGGCCGAGGATATGTGGGCCTATCTGGCAAGCGTTTCGCCTGCCGTCGACGATGACGCGGCCGAAGCGGACGAATAA
- a CDS encoding HesB/IscA family protein: MHNRKTLIRHETAPRVTDRAFARLAEIAENAGQDQVLRIAVSGGGCSGFQYEITLDAPAEDDLVLAAKGQQVVIDPVSLPFLDNAVIDFTEELIGARFVIENPNAASSCGCGISFSM; the protein is encoded by the coding sequence TTGCATAACAGGAAAACGCTGATCCGCCATGAAACTGCCCCCCGCGTCACAGATCGCGCCTTTGCGCGCCTCGCCGAGATCGCTGAAAACGCCGGTCAGGACCAGGTCCTGCGCATCGCCGTGTCGGGCGGGGGGTGTTCGGGCTTTCAATATGAGATCACGCTCGACGCCCCGGCCGAAGATGACCTCGTGCTGGCCGCCAAGGGACAACAGGTGGTCATCGACCCCGTATCCCTGCCCTTTCTGGACAACGCGGTGATTGATTTCACCGAAGAGCTGATCGGCGCGCGGTTCGTGATCGAAAACCCCAATGCGGCGTCCAGCTGCGGTTGCGGGATCAGCTTTTCGATGTAA
- a CDS encoding deoxyguanosinetriphosphate triphosphohydrolase: MTDKAPFAADPTQSRGRLHRETISTFRSPFQRDRDRIIHSSAFRRLKHKTQVFIEHEGDYYRTRLTHSIEVAQVARTLAGSLGLNTDLAEAIALAHDLGHTPFGHTGEDALSELMEPYGGFDHNAQALRIVTALERHYADFDGLNLSWETLEGIAKHNGPIILPDGTPKKGAIPAALAEYNAQHDLWLHTHASAEAQVAAIADDVAYNHHDLHDGLRSGLFTEEDLMALPITGPAFAEVDALYPGLDKMRRRHEALRRVFGVMVEDVIAVAHHRLEAAQPKDADAIRFLGTTIIRFSDKLFRELKVIRQFLFTRMYRAPRVVAMRAEVTEVVRDLFTLFMQDPTRLPDEWRDDVARARDEAALGRIVADYVAGMTDRFALQEHSRLLGSDMVRFTRYIVSG; encoded by the coding sequence ATGACCGACAAGGCCCCCTTCGCCGCAGACCCCACGCAAAGCCGTGGGCGGCTGCACCGCGAGACGATCTCGACCTTCCGCTCGCCCTTTCAGCGCGACCGTGACCGGATCATCCATTCCAGCGCTTTCCGGCGGCTCAAACACAAGACGCAGGTGTTTATCGAGCACGAGGGCGATTATTACCGCACCCGCCTGACCCATTCCATCGAGGTGGCGCAGGTGGCGCGCACGCTGGCCGGATCGTTGGGGCTGAACACCGATCTGGCCGAGGCCATCGCGCTGGCGCATGATCTGGGCCACACGCCCTTCGGTCACACGGGTGAGGACGCGCTGTCCGAGCTGATGGAGCCGTATGGCGGGTTTGATCATAACGCGCAGGCGCTCAGGATCGTCACCGCGTTGGAACGGCACTATGCCGATTTCGACGGGCTGAACCTGAGCTGGGAGACGCTGGAAGGCATCGCCAAGCACAACGGCCCGATCATCCTGCCCGATGGCACGCCCAAAAAGGGTGCGATCCCGGCGGCTTTGGCGGAATACAACGCCCAGCACGACCTGTGGCTGCACACGCATGCCAGCGCCGAGGCGCAGGTCGCGGCGATTGCCGATGACGTCGCCTATAACCACCACGATCTGCACGACGGTCTGCGCTCGGGCCTGTTCACCGAGGAAGACCTGATGGCGCTGCCGATCACCGGTCCCGCCTTTGCCGAGGTTGACGCGCTCTATCCCGGTCTGGACAAGATGCGTCGCCGACATGAGGCGCTGCGCCGGGTGTTTGGCGTGATGGTCGAGGATGTGATCGCCGTCGCCCACCACCGGCTTGAAGCGGCGCAGCCCAAGGATGCCGATGCAATCCGCTTTCTGGGCACCACGATCATCCGCTTTTCCGACAAGCTGTTTCGCGAACTGAAGGTAATCCGCCAGTTCCTGTTCACCCGCATGTACCGCGCCCCCCGTGTGGTGGCGATGCGGGCCGAAGTGACAGAGGTGGTGCGCGATCTCTTCACGCTGTTCATGCAGGATCCCACACGCCTGCCGGACGAGTGGCGCGATGATGTGGCCCGCGCGCGTGACGAGGCGGCGCTGGGGCGGATCGTGGCGGATTACGTCGCGGGCATGACCGACCGTTTCGCGCTGCAAGAGCATTCGCGGCTGCTCGGCTCGGATATGGTGCGCTTTACCCGGTATATCGTCTCGGGCTGA
- a CDS encoding GcrA family cell cycle regulator yields the protein MSWTDERVELLKTMWAEGKSASQIAKELGSVTRNAVIGKVHRLGLSSRTGDASAAAPAAAETAAPAAAPEKAPEPAARVEPAPAPEPEPAAKPEPVAAKPAAAVPPPTSGVSIGVTPVALPGRRQIVPAGQPLPPQPSANEISPEALASVREVEKTARKLSLMELTERTCKWPIGDPATEEFWFCGLPSVAGKPYCEAHVSVAFQPMQARRDRRR from the coding sequence ATGTCCTGGACCGACGAGCGGGTCGAATTGCTCAAGACAATGTGGGCCGAGGGCAAATCGGCCTCGCAGATCGCAAAAGAGCTGGGCTCGGTGACGCGCAATGCGGTCATCGGCAAGGTTCACCGGCTGGGTCTGTCCAGCCGCACGGGCGACGCCTCGGCCGCGGCCCCGGCTGCTGCGGAAACCGCAGCCCCGGCCGCTGCGCCCGAAAAAGCGCCCGAACCCGCCGCGCGGGTCGAGCCTGCTCCGGCACCAGAGCCCGAGCCTGCGGCCAAGCCCGAGCCGGTCGCGGCCAAGCCTGCCGCCGCCGTGCCGCCGCCGACCTCGGGCGTGTCGATCGGTGTGACGCCGGTTGCGCTGCCGGGCCGCCGGCAGATTGTGCCCGCCGGTCAGCCGCTGCCGCCGCAGCCCTCGGCCAACGAGATTTCGCCCGAGGCACTGGCCTCGGTGCGCGAAGTGGAAAAGACCGCGCGCAAGCTGTCGCTGATGGAATTGACCGAACGGACCTGCAAATGGCCCATCGGTGATCCGGCGACGGAAGAGTTCTGGTTCTGCGGTCTGCCCTCTGTTGCGGGCAAGCCGTATTGCGAGGCGCATGTCTCGGTCGCGTTCCAGCCGATGCAGGCGCGCCGCGACCGCCGTCGTTGA